agcactttcggtacgtttacgacctcgttctgccaacttttctttgctgcggatccgttttagcgtcatctTTAAGCTTCAGTTGCATACCACCGCGATTGtcaacgagccaccgcaagctaagtaagggaaagcggaccaatcgcagacgctggcaccaccctcttcatcaggttatcgattttcagtgcagtgtctcggccccgtcgaatccctctccacttgagcgcctcctcgcctcttgtgagccaattagataagacaagccgctcagtgtaggcaatgttgttcgttttttcaagcaaacaaaagtgacctcctatatgaacgaggaaagcgtttgattggtctgtttaggcaaccctgtgggtgaccacccgatgcttgcgtcggcggttacgcaaatttgacgtcaggagagtggaataaaaacatattggaatagttttacgtcatagggccTCAGCTGTGTCCATATACTAATCAGAGCGGAACAGGCAGTGaacattgtggggatgcgcgactctcacgcatcccctgatatcttgttttcccgcatagcttcTGCAGTGCGGCTTcaccgcgtggcctggcgcccgcggaaTGGTacaagcgcagtacgagagatggcgcgagtgtcgcgctgctgcggggttacttgggtgcggcaGAGACAAGGCGCTCCCTCTTTGGTTCGGCACAGcgagcagtgcggacgtgccgtgccgcgcgtgcgccgatccatgcttttgcgagaccgtctcgcgtggccgcctttgaacgcgccaccgttcgcatggccgtacacgcgaatgaccaggcgttgggatccagcatggggcgaacatattcgctcgctatccggtcgcggtgagtcggacttctagatttgtcgtgcgcccatcggcatgttttgtggatagcaactcggctagcaggcattgatctatgaaaggtgcaataaatgcccttgtgattgtttgcactactgtgttgtcgttcctttgtcccaagagcacgggaggagaaccccataACATCAAGCTATAAAACTATCTAATCCTGCGATCGGGCGCTGAGAAACGCCGGCGGCTTTCCGTCGGTCTTGTATCGTGCATCATCGAGGTGCGACGCCTGGTACGCCGCTGGCGGCCCTCTTCATAACGCCATCGTTGTGAGACGCGTCGTAGTtgccagggcgctgtttctgGTTCGCAGCAGCACAATTACCACACACTCTATAGGAGGTGCTGACATTTCTCGCGTGCTGCGTTGCGCTGACATGTCCCGGTGTATTGTTATACAAGAACCGACGAAGGAGCTCAAGCCCGGCGCTAAATACTGCTATCACCGTGAATGCACTGCCCTTCGAGCGAaactgcttatatttcacttatTCAAAACAAATGACTTACTGGTTAGCTTTCAACGACTGGTTTAAACTCGAGAGTCAACGTGTCTAATATTAACGGTGTCAATGGATATTACTCTTGCGTTACAAAGCCTGAAAACTTGATAAAGCAGTGGATGAACATGACATTTACGATGGCGTTAACATTTGGCTAAgaacatagagtttctaaataaatgcctagagggaaatgtggcgctggtgtctacgggggttctcatgagcgctgcctcaacctacatgggaatgatgggaagtacaggcttcggattgacttcgaactttagactagtggcgtttgcttgcggcgcagtaaacaaagctatactcaaatattatcgcgtgaAATCTAATTTTATATCTGTAGTATATTATATAATGTACAagacgctacataaactttgtatgactttgagatggaagcatggtttactatggtttgtcaccaggacacaccagggtatgcatacttgtgcgattgtTCCCGATTTAACCCcagaaaataattatttatttatttttgcaacagcaataacaaccgtacATGTACTTATACAAAAATgctcatcaagtatttatggaaataaaaatgttgtattgtgagaaaATGTTGCGGCCTTGAgtggaatgctacaagtgtcgtctgctacgacgcctgctcgctgcaaatgcgagttttttctcgcagacgacaggcacttgctaACTCtatctcgctctttcgaaaggctacgtcggctgtcacgattgctgaacgccttcacatacttttaagcacatctgctgcagtgctagctaggacgcttgtggcctcctacgagtatgcttcatcatattttatattgacgtaccgcttgcgaagcgttatggcgtggctttgcacttacctattttgcgacactagactacagccaggaagcaccaacctttcctaccacaagtaagtttgtgttctcaaagacCTAAAACATGTATTTCAATGAGcccataaacgagcaatgcataatgaagtccTCAacaaaatttgattgtcaagccactagaagtacaactgtatatgtcttgtatcagtagtgccttctttttcctattctgaagcttcataaagcacgtaacggtacagtgccaacctaacacacttaacaaacaaaggtccaaacgatcaaaacatgttctttcaacgtttacgatgccatCGCTTTgtcgtcagggcttcgacgccacaccacgacacaaacatcgtcccagtcactggcccagcgcgctatcgccacttcgagcaacataacaaaggcagagaacTCTgagttgcactgtcccactgcaggttatagcaattgcgcttggagcgaaaccaaaactgccaaaaaaatacttgtataCTAGTTCGCTAGGCAATAGagtgccaatccgaagcctgtacttcccatcattcccatgagggttgagcgatcgcagcgccagatttgcctctacgtatactaatatgaaactctatggctaaCAATGACGAAGTTCTAGCCTATATTACAGCTGCGTGACCGCCAGTAGTCACTGTCAATGTGCAGTACCGCGAACTACTGCTTCCCGCGGTCTGGCCTGGTAATTTGGCGTTTTGTATGCGCACCGGCAGAAGCAGCTGTGCTGGGCCAGCCAGCCGAGTAGCTCGCCGCTCCGATCAGTGGGGAAACCGAACTAATCTGTGCTCCTGTGTAGCTTTTGGAACCCAGGTAGGCCGGCGACTGCAGGTAAGCCGCCTGGTTGGTCTGCGGCAAGGCGTAGGCCTGCGCCGGGTAGTTCTGACAGGGCTGGGCCTGTCGCGCATACTGCTGTGGCTGCACCTGTTGCTCCTGCTTCTGTTGCTGTTGTTTCTGCTGTTGCTGCGGCTGAAGCGCCGCGGCCGCCTGGTAGGCGGCAGCCATCGCGCTCGGGTAGTATCCCTGGTTCGTCATTACGTACAGCTGTTGCTGTGGGAAAGCAGCGGCCTGCAGGACATTCTGGATGGACGCGTAGCCCTGCTGCGGTATCTGCGCATGCGTGCCCCATACTTGCTGCAGCTGTTGCGGTTGGATATCAACCGCCTGCGGGGAATTCTGGACGGCCGCGTAGCCCTGCTGCGGTATCTGCCGCTGCGTGCCCAGTACTTGCTGCGGATCTTTCTGTTGGATGTCAGCCGCCTGCAGGGTGTTCTGGACGGCCATGTAGCTCTGCTGCGATGCCTGCCGCTGCGTGCCCGGTActtgctggtgctgttgctgttgAATGGCAGCCACCTGCGGTGCATTCTGAACGGCCGCGTAGCCCTGTTGCGGTATCTGTCGCTGCGTGTCCGGtacttgctgctgctgtttctgctgGATGGCAGCCGCCTGCGGGGCGTTCTGTACAGCCGCGTAGCCCTTCTGCGGTGTGTGGCGCCGGGTGCCCGGTactcgctgctgct
This Dermacentor albipictus isolate Rhodes 1998 colony chromosome 1, USDA_Dalb.pri_finalv2, whole genome shotgun sequence DNA region includes the following protein-coding sequences:
- the LOC135905138 gene encoding putative uncharacterized protein DDB_G0271606, with translation MQRQIPQQGDAAVQNASQAAVIQQKQQQVPQQGHAAIQNAPQVAAIQQQQQQRVPGTRRHTPQKGYAAVQNAPQAAAIQQKQQQQVPDTQRQIPQQGYAAVQNAPQVAAIQQQQHQQVPGTQRQASQQSYMAVQNTLQAADIQQKDPQQVLGTQRQIPQQGYAAVQNSPQAVDIQPQQLQQVWGTHAQIPQQGYASIQNVLQAAAFPQQQLYVMTNQGYYPSAMAAAYQAAAALQPQQQQKQQQQKQEQQVQPQQYARQAQPCQNYPAQAYALPQTNQAAYLQSPAYLGSKSYTGAQISSVSPLIGAASYSAGWPSTAASADKQSKSPWATYQQATGAWPSRCPSPQKADAGHQNYYYGNSYPSASECPSVYGIYMVSTPDGYQRPSYGQGYGRPRVCQAQSRYPQGRQPAAPQGEYGHQPPLLQRLPALPTLDSIIIVFAAPPAMGRKTAESRCL